From the genome of Candidatus Nitrosocosmicus oleophilus, one region includes:
- a CDS encoding 6-hydroxymethylpterin diphosphokinase MptE-like protein, translating to MHFNNWYPYYLIIAGLLDIHIQKDFLNSLNLSGLKQIGFLGPKCFRKIQYSKALVIGAGPSIEESTVQNFIIEICKCGKNEFSTAMSENPVVIAADGATEMCLDLGIIPDYVVTDLDGDYESLLRADSGGSIMVVHAHGDNFDKIASYVPSLSNVIGTTQNFPLRNVYNFGGFTDGDRGVSLAVEFLAREILLIGMDFDSRIGFFSKRKVANLKLKKQKLQIGKYLTGMLLENSSALVTHITTSNHDSSFYGVNNYKVI from the coding sequence TTGCATTTCAATAACTGGTATCCTTATTACCTAATAATTGCTGGATTATTGGACATTCACATTCAAAAGGATTTTCTAAATTCGCTGAACTTGTCGGGCCTGAAACAAATTGGATTCTTGGGTCCAAAATGCTTCAGGAAAATACAATATAGCAAAGCATTAGTCATAGGAGCAGGACCGAGCATTGAAGAAAGCACGGTACAAAATTTCATAATTGAAATCTGCAAATGTGGCAAAAACGAATTTAGTACTGCCATGTCAGAAAATCCGGTTGTAATAGCCGCCGACGGGGCTACTGAAATGTGTCTAGATTTAGGAATAATTCCAGATTATGTTGTAACGGATCTTGATGGAGATTATGAATCCTTACTCAGGGCTGATTCTGGTGGCTCAATTATGGTAGTCCACGCTCATGGTGATAACTTTGATAAGATCGCTTCTTATGTTCCATCACTTAGTAATGTTATAGGAACAACTCAAAATTTTCCATTGAGGAATGTCTATAACTTTGGAGGGTTTACTGATGGTGATAGAGGTGTATCCCTTGCGGTTGAGTTTTTAGCTAGAGAAATCTTGTTAATAGGTATGGATTTTGACTCTAGGATCGGTTTTTTTTCAAAAAGAAAGGTGGCAAATCTTAAATTGAAGAAACAAAAATTGCAAATTGGCAAATATTTGACTGGAATGCTCCTGGAAAATTCTAGCGCCTTAGTAACCCATATTACGACTTCTAATCACGATTCATCTTTTTATGGGGTGAATAATTATAAGGTAAT
- a CDS encoding CoA-binding protein — MNTIDIDKNSDDVIKRIYDFKNIAVVGMSPNEGKPSNYVPKYLIEKGYNVIPVNPIYGEILGKKSYPKVSDIPHQVDILDIFRKSEDVLPVVQDAILKNGIKVIWMQLGIYNMEAKEIAEEKGLSVIYNRCILKEHQRLF; from the coding sequence ATGAATACTATTGATATAGACAAAAATTCGGATGATGTCATAAAAAGGATATATGATTTTAAGAATATTGCAGTAGTTGGAATGTCCCCAAATGAAGGAAAACCGTCTAACTATGTTCCAAAATACTTAATCGAAAAAGGATACAATGTCATTCCTGTAAATCCTATTTATGGGGAGATCCTAGGGAAAAAGTCATATCCAAAAGTATCGGACATCCCGCATCAAGTTGACATATTAGATATTTTTCGAAAATCAGAAGACGTATTACCAGTAGTTCAAGATGCAATTCTCAAGAATGGAATCAAAGTTATATGGATGCAATTGGGAATTTACAATATGGAAGCAAAAGAAATTGCAGAAGAGAAAGGTCTTAGCGTTATTTATAACAGGTGTATCCTAAAAGAACATCAACGATTGTTTTAG
- a CDS encoding DUF373 family protein, with protein MPKLGQLDNKVDLKKNENYDKIGSLQNFTKVIVFCIDRDDDIGIKGGLETPIIGKELCINAGTRLAIEDPEDSDCNAIFGAVKSYEEFKMKGYDVEIALVAGKYNRGIEGDLKITQEIDRVLSVYGADGAVVISDGEDDETAIPLIQGRIPIISIQRIIVRQSRSVEYSYAILARYIKILFYDPRYSKFFLGLPGALLVISGLSIIFGFSREAFALGISILGAAFILRAFDIDKSIASFSKPTPSGFIRLFSYFAGTMIILASILSGISHIPQELLDSDQGITAIITDKVVLSSFATGTITLLWIGIATIFAGILLSNWFKGSINIIYDILRLVVLALLYIPMLQLTSLITERGNPFNLISSLLIGLAVTLIVATFLFQYFRNRKGGEALKHDDQ; from the coding sequence ATGCCTAAATTGGGCCAACTTGACAATAAAGTAGATTTAAAAAAAAATGAGAATTATGACAAAATAGGTTCCTTACAAAATTTTACTAAGGTTATTGTCTTTTGTATCGACAGAGATGATGATATTGGTATTAAGGGAGGACTTGAAACTCCAATTATCGGGAAAGAATTATGTATTAATGCGGGAACAAGACTAGCGATCGAAGATCCAGAAGATTCAGATTGTAATGCAATTTTTGGAGCCGTAAAATCCTATGAAGAATTCAAAATGAAAGGATACGATGTTGAGATAGCCTTGGTTGCAGGCAAATATAATAGAGGCATTGAGGGAGATCTAAAAATAACTCAGGAGATTGACAGGGTTCTAAGTGTGTACGGAGCAGATGGGGCGGTAGTAATATCAGATGGGGAAGACGATGAAACCGCAATACCTTTGATTCAGGGTCGGATTCCTATTATATCTATCCAAAGAATAATAGTAAGACAGAGTAGAAGTGTTGAATACTCCTATGCTATTTTAGCTCGTTATATAAAAATCCTGTTTTACGATCCTAGATATTCAAAATTTTTCCTGGGACTTCCTGGTGCACTTTTAGTTATAAGCGGTCTGTCAATAATTTTTGGATTCTCTCGAGAGGCATTTGCATTAGGAATTAGTATTCTGGGTGCGGCTTTTATTCTCAGGGCATTTGATATAGATAAATCAATAGCTAGTTTTTCAAAGCCTACTCCTTCTGGATTTATCAGATTATTTTCTTATTTTGCTGGTACAATGATAATCTTAGCATCAATTCTAAGCGGAATTTCTCACATTCCTCAGGAATTACTGGATTCAGATCAAGGAATAACAGCGATTATAACTGACAAAGTTGTGCTGAGTAGTTTTGCAACTGGAACAATAACGCTGCTGTGGATAGGAATTGCAACAATATTTGCAGGGATATTGTTGAGTAATTGGTTCAAAGGTAGTATCAATATTATATATGATATTCTGCGATTGGTCGTTTTGGCTTTATTATACATACCCATGTTGCAATTAACTTCCTTAATCACCGAGCGTGGAAATCCATTCAATCTGATTTCTTCATTGTTAATCGGTTTAGCGGTTACTCTGATAGTGGCAACTTTTCTATTTCAATACTTTAGAAACCGAAAGGGTGGTGAAGCTCTAAAACATGACGACCAGTAA
- the uppS gene encoding polyprenyl diphosphate synthase yields MSIIDKIFKLLYLTSRQNLIYKIYEKHLTSQINQFPFPQHIGIILDGNRRWSKIMDIDKAKGHQMGADIAEDLLNWIYDLGIRITTVYVLSNENLSRETNELENIYSLLEDKLIGLYNDKRIHEKQIRVKSIGEFNILPKRLQDILRKLETRTEKYENMYLNIAIAYGGQKELIDAIRKIAMLAKENKIGIDDIDEKVIEANLYTAHLPQAEPDLILRTSGEKRLSGFLLWQSAYSELIFVDIFWPEFRKIDLMRAIRTFQKRARRYGK; encoded by the coding sequence ATGTCTATAATAGACAAGATTTTCAAACTACTGTATTTAACATCTAGACAAAATCTAATTTATAAAATATATGAAAAACACCTGACAAGCCAAATTAATCAATTTCCTTTCCCTCAACACATAGGAATTATTCTGGATGGTAATAGGAGATGGTCAAAAATAATGGATATCGATAAAGCAAAAGGTCATCAAATGGGTGCAGACATTGCAGAAGATTTATTGAATTGGATTTACGACCTGGGGATAAGAATAACCACAGTGTATGTATTATCTAATGAAAATCTTAGTAGGGAGACGAACGAACTCGAAAATATTTACTCCTTGCTCGAGGACAAATTAATTGGTTTGTATAATGATAAGAGGATACATGAAAAGCAGATCCGAGTAAAATCGATTGGAGAATTCAACATACTCCCAAAGAGATTGCAAGATATTTTGAGAAAGTTGGAAACGAGAACGGAAAAATACGAAAATATGTATTTAAACATAGCCATTGCATATGGTGGACAGAAGGAACTAATCGACGCAATTAGAAAAATAGCAATGCTGGCAAAAGAAAACAAAATTGGAATAGATGATATTGATGAAAAGGTTATTGAAGCAAATTTATATACTGCACATCTCCCTCAAGCGGAACCAGACTTGATTTTAAGAACATCAGGGGAAAAACGATTGAGTGGTTTTTTGCTCTGGCAGAGTGCATATAGTGAACTCATATTTGTAGATATTTTTTGGCCAGAATTTAGAAAAATTGATTTGATGCGAGCAATCCGAACTTTTCAAAAGAGAGCCCGAAGATATGGCAAATAA
- a CDS encoding bis(5'-nucleosyl)-tetraphosphatase, producing the protein MYDEISAGAVLYLIDENSEIMYLILNYNYGHWDFPKGNMELGETEIDTVFREVSEETGIVDLQIINGFRQQISYKYRKKSKLVNKAVIYYLAETKSKKVVLSFEHVNFEWQTFEKALQKLSFENSKRVLRMANEFLLTPESMKRSSVKS; encoded by the coding sequence ATGTATGATGAAATTTCGGCCGGGGCTGTATTATATTTGATTGACGAAAATTCCGAAATAATGTATTTGATCCTCAATTATAATTATGGACATTGGGATTTTCCCAAAGGTAATATGGAATTAGGGGAAACAGAGATAGATACAGTTTTTAGAGAAGTGTCAGAAGAAACTGGAATAGTCGACCTCCAAATAATCAACGGGTTCAGACAACAAATTTCATATAAATATAGGAAAAAATCAAAATTAGTTAATAAAGCTGTAATATACTATCTGGCGGAAACTAAATCAAAGAAAGTTGTCTTATCATTTGAGCATGTAAATTTTGAATGGCAAACTTTTGAGAAGGCACTACAAAAGCTCTCATTCGAAAACAGTAAAAGAGTGTTAAGAATGGCAAATGAATTTCTGTTAACACCAGAAAGCATGAAAAGAAGTTCGGTTAAATCCTAA
- a CDS encoding cupredoxin domain-containing protein, producing MVNKPIYLAASLLAILSVIAIGASANNNVFAQSDEVQATIVPGASTLTDTAYSPNPIQAKVGQEVKWTNEDSAFHTVTSGTAGGADVGKAFDSGLQGPSALTAKGKTFEHKFDTAGEFPYHCTLHPAMVGKVVVS from the coding sequence ATGGTAAATAAACCAATTTATCTTGCAGCAAGTTTACTTGCAATCCTTAGCGTAATAGCTATTGGAGCAAGCGCAAACAATAATGTTTTTGCTCAATCAGATGAAGTGCAGGCAACAATTGTACCGGGTGCATCTACATTGACCGATACAGCTTACAGTCCAAATCCTATTCAAGCCAAAGTTGGTCAGGAAGTAAAATGGACAAATGAGGATTCCGCATTCCATACTGTAACATCTGGAACCGCCGGTGGAGCAGATGTTGGGAAAGCATTTGATTCAGGTTTACAAGGTCCATCAGCCTTGACTGCCAAGGGAAAAACCTTTGAGCATAAATTTGATACAGCAGGAGAATTTCCATATCATTGTACCTTACATCCAGCAATGGTCGGTAAGGTAGTAGTGAGCTAA
- a CDS encoding NERD domain-containing protein, producing the protein MKINPNSLLSLLKEFDSNINKIRIKNNVLTIGFLDFLYTRGVAIRDKQIDASSYNKIMIALAAVECGIDILTVCKLINWKDFELFASEVMKFHHYVVYKNYRIKNPTRQIDVIGVRLQNALVIDCKHWRRNSYPEMVGVVDKQKERGTLFMKKNKSIEIENAYPIIITFYPNEFQSVNQVPIVPISSFNSFLIDFDNYKQNFFRI; encoded by the coding sequence TTGAAAATTAATCCTAATTCGCTCCTTAGTCTCCTAAAAGAATTTGATTCAAACATAAACAAAATTAGAATCAAGAATAATGTTTTAACTATTGGTTTTTTAGATTTTCTGTATACTAGAGGTGTCGCAATTAGAGACAAGCAAATAGATGCCTCTTCCTATAATAAAATTATGATTGCGTTAGCTGCAGTCGAGTGTGGCATAGATATCTTAACTGTCTGTAAGCTAATTAACTGGAAGGATTTCGAATTATTTGCTTCTGAAGTTATGAAATTTCATCACTACGTGGTATACAAGAACTATCGGATTAAGAATCCTACTCGACAAATTGATGTAATAGGTGTAAGATTGCAAAATGCTTTGGTTATAGACTGTAAGCACTGGAGAAGAAATTCTTACCCTGAAATGGTAGGTGTAGTAGATAAACAAAAAGAACGAGGTACCCTCTTTATGAAAAAGAATAAATCAATTGAAATTGAAAATGCATATCCAATAATTATTACTTTTTACCCTAATGAATTTCAAAGCGTAAATCAAGTGCCTATAGTTCCAATAAGCTCTTTTAACTCATTCTTAATTGATTTTGATAACTATAAGCAAAACTTTTTTAGGATTTAA